The following are encoded in a window of Cydia splendana chromosome 6, ilCydSple1.2, whole genome shotgun sequence genomic DNA:
- the LOC134791601 gene encoding uncharacterized protein LOC134791601 yields the protein MLFSSDVVAPDCPDTVAALTSKHPLPAASLRMPEPPEPDAPHLIANKKDVLAAVMSFQNGSAGGLDGLSPQHLKDLLCGATGDAGERLLDGITQLINLMLSGKVCSEVLGILYGANLCALKKKDGGIRPIAVGFTFRRICSKICCKHIFPSLTKKFQPFQLGFGSKGGCEAAVHAARAFVNDDSCEVLLKVDVKNAFNSVDRGALLTQIQDATPLIYKYLWQCYHQSTNLLFKTHHLASAVGCQQGDPLGPAIFSLAIHPIISNLNSKFNSWYLDDGTLGGDWRSVLDDLRSLTDSFNTIGLELNFTKCELFINNPLPTTDLQSIISNFNTLAPNIKIIDKTSLRLLGAPIFPESIEPIISEHLITHKAYSDRLLKISAHMALVIIKFCLFVPKFTYILRCSPVWKYPHLIEPLDSVLKLTLSSILNINLDNRAWTQASLPIRHGGLGIRQVVSVALPAFLSSFHSTQDLANKIFCPPADNICIQIQIEAKNSWTQACPENPIPAFVHSQKLWDEPLCRVTLKALIDNAQSPAERARLLAVSEPESGLWLHALPSPNIGTLLERTTLALATSLRLGVKTNEPHRCRCGSIVDELGHHGLSCQRSAGRISRHASLNDVIRRALASVSVPAILEPNGIARDDGKRPDGMTLIPWRLGRTLVWDATCVDTLAPSHLQATSVKAGAAATTAEQNKRRKYAVLGEGYIFAPFGVETLGPWGPSAKRLFKEISQRLIDTSGDRRAGSYLGQRISLAIQKGKFEGSPVLILIKHC from the exons ATGCTTTTTTCCAGCGACGTTGTTGCTCCAGACTGCCCTGATACCGTCGCAGCATTAACGTCAAAGCATCCACTTCCAGCAGCATCCCTCCGCATGCCTGAACCCCCGGAGCCCGATGCACCACACCTGATTGCTAATAAGAAAGATGTGTTGGCCGCAGTTATGTCTTTCCAAAACGGCTCCGCCGGTGGCCTCGATGGCCTCTCGCCGCAACACCTAAAAGATTTGCTATGCGGTGCCACCGGTGACGCTGGCGAGCGTCTATTGGACGGTATCACCCAACTAATAAACCTCATGCTGTCTGGTAAAGTCTGCAGCGAGGTCTTAGGAATCTTATATGGCGCAAATCTCTGCGCCCTTAAAAAGAAAGACGGTGGCATAAGGCCTATCGCTGTAGGCTTTACCTTTCGGCGTATTTGTTCTAAAATTTGCTGCAAACATATTTTTCCATCACTCACCAAAAAATTTCAACCTTTCCAACTTGGTTTCGGCAGCAAAGGCGGCTGCGAGGCTGCTGTTCACGCAGCGCGCGCCTTTGTCAATGACGACTCGTGCGAGGTGCTGCTGAAAGTGGAcgtgaaaaacgctttcaactCCGTCGATAGAGGCGCCCTACTGACACAAATCCAAGATGCCACACCTCTTATCTACAAATACCTGTGGCAATGTTACCACCAATCCACAAACCTCCTCTTCAAAACCCATCACTTGGCATCAGCAGTGGGCTGTCAGCAAGGCGACCCACTTGGACCAGCTATATTCAGCCTTGCCATCCACCCCATAATTTCAAacctaaattcaaaatttaattcGTGGTACCTGGACGACGGAACTCTAGGTGGTGATTGGAGGTCTGTTCTAGATGATTTGAGAAGCCTAACCGACTCTTTTAACACAATAGGCTTAGAATTAAACTTTACAAAATGTgaactttttataaataatcctCTCCCCACTACCGACCTGCAAAGCATTATTTCCAATTTCAACACTTTAGCTccaaatatcaaaattatagaCAAAACCTCTCTTAGACTCCTTGGTGCCCCTATCTTCCCGGAATCCATAGAACCTATCATTAGCGAACATCTAATTACTCACAAAGCTTATTCGGACCGCCTTCTAAAAATCAGCGCACACATGGCGTTAGTAATCATTAAATTTTGTCTTTTTGTGCCCAAATTCACATACATACTTAGATGCAGCCCCGTCTGGAAATACCCTCATCTTATCGAACCCCTAGACTCCGTCCTTAAACTCACACTTTCATCAATCCTCAATATCAACCTGGACAACCGTGCCTGGACCCAGGCCTCTTTGCCAATCCGTCATGGCGGCCTGGGCATCCGGCAAGTTGTCAGCGTTGCCCTCCCAGCTTTTTTGTCCTCTTTCCACAGCACGCAAGATCTCGCCAATAAAATTTTTTGCCCTCCCGCCGACAATATCTGCATCCAGATACAGATCGAGGCCAAAAATTCTTGGACGCAAGCGTGCCCGGAAAATCCAATCCCAGCCTTCGTTCATTCCCAAAAACTTTGGGATGAGCCCCTCTGCAGAGTCACCCTAAAAGCTCTTATTGATAATGCTCAAAGCCCTGCAGAGCGCGCTCGTCTCCTAGCCGTATCGGAGCCAGAGTCGGGGCTCTGGCTCCATGCATTGCCATCCCCCAACATAGGCACCCTCCTAGAGAGAACGACCCTCGCACTCGCTACCAGTTTGCGATTGGGAGTCAAAACCAATGAGCCTCACCGCTGCCGCTGTGGCTCCATTGTTGACGAGCTGGGCCACCACGGCTTGTCCTGCCAGAGAAGCGCGGGCCGCATCTCTCGCCACGCCTCCCTGAATGATGTCATCCGGAGGGCGCTTGCTTCCGTTAGCGTGCCGGCTATCCTAGAGCCGAACGGTATCGCACGCGACGACGGCAAGCGGCCCGACGGAATGACACTTATTCCGTGGAGGCTGGGGAGGACGCTTGtatgggacgccacctgcgttgACACGCTCGCGCCGTCCCACCTACAGGCGACCTCCGTCAAGGCGGGAGCGGCGGCTACAACCGCTGAGCAGAacaagcggcgcaaatatgctgtcctcggcgagggctacatatttgcgccgtttggcgtagaGACTCTGGGACCGTGGGGGCCTAGTGCAAAAAGACTTTTTAAGGAAATATCACAGCGCCTCATTGACACCTCAGGTGACcggagggctggcagctacctcggccagaggataagcctggccatccaaaaag GGAAATTCGAGGGGTCCCCCGTTCTGATACTTATAAAGCACTGTTGA